The Bos javanicus breed banteng chromosome 18, ARS-OSU_banteng_1.0, whole genome shotgun sequence genome has a segment encoding these proteins:
- the LOC133229458 gene encoding vomeronasal type-1 receptor 4-like, with amino-acid sequence MAAGDLTAGFILLLQTVFGMLGNFFLLYHYLFLYCTGIRLKTIDFIVKNLIVANILVLLSCGFHNVMANFQWHNLNRDFACRFFPYVRVVGRGVSIGTTCLLSVFQVITISPRNSRWGGLKVKVLKCVVPSVILCWIVNMVVNVIYLMYLSGDLSNKSITNRKRFGHCSAVRHDQTRDSLYAVLMSFPDVLCFVVMIWASGSTVLILYRHKQRVQNIHSIKVSSISSPESRATKTILLVVSTFVNFNTLSTICNIVLSLLNNPSLFFVNSSAIVTACFPTISPFLLMSRDSRISRLCFAEKRNTNSPTPRKKM; translated from the coding sequence ATGGCTGCTGGTGATTTGACAGCAGGTTTCATCTTATTGTTACAGACTGTATTTGGAATGCTgggaaatttctttcttctttaccaTTATCTCTTTCTTTATTGCACTGGGATTAGGCTGAAGACCATAGATTTCATTGTCAAGAACCTGATTGTAGCCAACATTTTAGTTCTTTTGTCTTGTGGATTCCACAATGTAATGGCCAATTTTCAGTGGCATAATCTCAACAGAGATTTTGCTTGCAGATTTTTCCCTTATGTCCGTGTAGTGGGCAGGGGAGTGTCCATTGGcaccacctgcctcttgagtgTCTTCCAGGTCATCACAATCAGTCCCAGGAACTCCAGATGGGGAGGGCTTAAAGTGAAAGTTCTCAAGTGTGTTGTTCCTTCAGTTATCCTGTGCTGGATTGTGAACATGGTGGTAAATGTCATTTATCTTATGTATCTGAGTGGAGATTTGAGCAACAAAAGCATCACAAACAGAAAGCGTTTTGGACACTGTTCTGCTGTTCGTCATGACCAAACCAGAGACTCATTATATGCGGTGTTGATGTCCTTCCCTGATGTGTTATGTTTTGTGGTCATGATCTGGGCCAGTGGTTCCACAGTTCTCATCCTGTACAGGCACAAGCAGAGGGTCCAAAACATTCACAGCATCAAGGTCTCCTCCATATCCTCCCCTGAGTCCAGAGCCACCAAAACCATCCTTCTTGTGGTGAGCACCTTTGTTAATTTTAACACTCTTTCCACCATCTGTAACATTGTTTTGAGTCTTTTGAATAATCCTAGTTTGTTCTTTGTGAACAGCTCTGCCATAGTCACTGCATGCTTCCCAACTATCAGCCCCTTTCTGCTCATGAGTCGTGACTCCAGAATATCCAGGCTCTGTTTTgctgagaaaagaaatacaaactccCCTACCCCTAGGAAAAAGATGTAA